A window from Fragaria vesca subsp. vesca linkage group LG5, FraVesHawaii_1.0, whole genome shotgun sequence encodes these proteins:
- the LOC101295821 gene encoding uncharacterized protein LOC101295821, with the protein MAAAKALKKVEKIRQIVRLKQIMIRWKLTSLRLRPALSFYNDDDSASSGSARRTPSGFLAVYVGPVRRRFVIPARFVNLPVFVDLLEKTAEEFGFETTGGLVLPCEVSFFKEILRFLEKDERRFGKLSLDEFLKMVTDAVGFDSCKAAAASGASASFSPLLQEARA; encoded by the coding sequence ATGGCGGCCGCCAAGGCGTTGAAGAAGGTGGAGAAGATCCGCCAGATAGTGCGGCTCAAGCAAATCATGATCCGCTGGAAGCTCACCAGCCTCCGCCTCCGCCCCGCTCTCTCTTTTTACAACGACGACGATTCCGCCTCCTCCGGCTCCGCCCGCCGCACCCCCTCCGGGTTCCTAGCCGTCTACGTCGGACCGGTGCGGAGGCGCTTCGTCATTCCGGCCCGGTTCGTCAACCTCCCGGTCTTCGTCGACTTGCTGGAGAAGACCGCCGAGGAGTTCGGCTTCGAAACCACCGGCGGCCTCGTCTTGCCTTGCGAGGTTTCGTTTTTCAAGGAGATCCTGAGGTTTCTGGAGAAGGACGAGAGGAGGTTTGGCAAGTTGTCGCTGGATGAGTTCTTGAAGATGGTGACTGATGCGGTGGGATTCGATTCTTGCAAGGCGGCGGCGGCTTCCGGCGCCTCCGCATCGTTCTCTCCTCTGTTGCAGGAAGCTAGGGCTTGA